One Indicator indicator isolate 239-I01 chromosome Z, UM_Iind_1.1, whole genome shotgun sequence genomic window carries:
- the CRHBP gene encoding corticotropin-releasing factor-binding protein, with protein sequence MPSAFQFQCHFVLIFLAASKGETRYLEVRDAGEDEPFLLLSEDLKRELSAGQIYRRSLRCIDMLSIEGQFTFTADQPQLHCATFFIGEPEELIMIDYNFVNIDCQGGDFLKIFDGWILKGEKFPSSLDHPLPTSQRYVDFCENSNTQKSIRSSQNVAMIFFRIHQPGNGFTVTVKKSTNLFPCNVISQTPSGRFTMVIPHQHRNCSFSIIYPVVIKISDLILGHLNGLFLKKPSAGCAGVGDFVELLGGTGLDPSKMFPLADLCHSFHGSAQMKIGCDNTVLRMVSSGKHINRVTFEYRQLNLQETEDRKENSIEEFCFPSI encoded by the exons ATGCCGTCTGCTTTCCAGTTTCAATGCCACTTCGTTCTCATCTTCCTGGCAGCCTCCAAGGGGGAAACCAGATACCTAGAG GTGAGGGATGCTGGTGAAGACGAGCCCTTTCTACTCCTCAGTGAAGATTTGAAACGAGAGCTGTCTGCAGGGCAGATCTACCGGCGGTCACTCC gctgcattGACATGCTGAGTATAGAGGGGCAGTTCACCTTCACTGCAGACCAGCCACAGCTGCACTGTGCGACTTTCTTCATCGGGGAGCCCGAGGAGCTCATCATGATAGACTACAACTTTGTAAACATCGACTGCCAAGGGGGTGATTTCCTGAAG ATATTTGATGGCTGGATactcaaaggagaaaaatttcCCAGTTCCTTGGACCATCCCCTTCCCACTTCCCAAAGATATGTGGACTTCTGTGAAAACAGCAATACTCAGAAGAGCATCAGGTCATCGCAGAATGTGGCAATGATCTTCTTCAGGATTCACCAGCCAGGCAATGGATTTACTGTCACAGTCAAGAAAAGTACCAACCTCTTTC CTTGCAATGTCATCTCTCAGACTCCCTCAGGAAGGTTTACCATGGTCATTCCTCATCAGCACAGAAACTGCAGCTTCTCCATAATCTACCCAGTGGTGATAAAAATATCTGATCTTATCCTGGGTCATTTAAATGGACTCTTTTTAAAG AAACCAtcagcaggctgtgcaggagTCGGAGACTTTGTGGAGCTGCTAGGTGGTACTGGCTTAGATCCATCCAAAATGTTTCCTCTAGCTGATCTCTGTCACTCCTTTCATGGGTCTG CCCAAATGAAGATTGGCTGTGACAATACCGTGCTGCGAATGGTCTCCAGCGGCAAGCACATTAACCGTGTGACATTTGAGTATCGTCAACTCAATCTGCAGgaaacagaagacagaaaggagAACAGTATTGAGGAATTCTGCTTCCCTAGTATCTGA